In Lacerta agilis isolate rLacAgi1 chromosome 1, rLacAgi1.pri, whole genome shotgun sequence, the following proteins share a genomic window:
- the LRRC55 gene encoding leucine-rich repeat-containing protein 55, translated as MNAHCVQLGGEQLAPHCCPAMILSPFLVAVVVVFASAVTGCPVLCTCRSQVVDCSGLRLFSVPPDLPLDTRNLSLAHNRIATIPPGYLTCYSELRVLDLRNNSLVELPAGLFLASKRLSHLDLSYNNLTHLVADMFQEAYNLVHIDLSHNPWLRKVHPQAFRGLVQLRDLDLSYGGLSFLSLEVLEGLTGLVTLQIGGNPWVCGCTMEPLLKWLRNRIQPCMSDTELAECREPPEVEGAPLFSLTEESFKACHLTLTLDDYLFIAFVGFVVSIASVATNFLLGITANCCHRWSKASEDEEM; from the exons ATGAATGCCCACTGTGTCCAGCTGGGAGGAGAGCAGCTTGCACCCCACTGCTGCCCTGCCATGATACTGAGCCCTTTCcttgtggcagtggtggtggtctTTGCCAGTGCAGTCACCGGCTGCCCGGTCCTGTGCACATGCCGCAGCCAGGTTGTGGATTGCAGTGGGCTTCGGCTCTTTTCGGTGCCGCCAGACCTTCCATTGGACACCAGGAACCTGAGCCTGGCTCACAACCGCATCGCTACCATTCCTCCCGGATACCTGACCTGCTATTCCGAGCTGAGGGTGTTGGACTTGCGGAACAACTCCCTCGTTGAGTTGCCCGCTGGACTCTTTTTGGCATCCAAGCGCCTCTCCCACTTGGACTTGAGCTACAACAACTTGACTCACCTGGTGGCTGACATGTTCCAAGAGGCCTACAACCTGGTGCACATTGACTTGAGCCACAATCCCTGGCTGAGGAAGGTGCACCCCCAGGCTTTCCGAGGCTTGGTCCAACTGCGTGACCTTGATCTCAGCTATGGGGGCCTGTCTTTCCTCAGCCTTGAAGTCCTGGAGGGTCTCACAGGCCTGGTGACTCTTCAGATTGGAGGCAATCCCTGGGTGTGTGGTTGCACCATGGAGCCACTGCTGAAGTGGTTGAGAAATAGGATCCAGCCATGCATGTCAG ATACTGAGTTGGCGGAGTGCCGGGAGCCACCCGAAGTGGAGGGAGCCCCTTTGTTTTCACTGACGGAGGAGAGCTTCAAGGCCTGCCACCTGACCTTGACACTGGATGACTATCTCTTCATTGCCTTTGTGGGCTTTGTCGTCTCCATTGCTTCTGTGGCCACCAATTTCCTGCTGGGCATCACTGCCAATTGCTGCCACCGCTGGAGCAAGGCGAGTGAGGATGAGGAGATGTAG
- the LOC117061011 gene encoding LOW QUALITY PROTEIN: olfactory receptor 1009-like (The sequence of the model RefSeq protein was modified relative to this genomic sequence to represent the inferred CDS: inserted 2 bases in 1 codon) has product MANVNHTMAREFILLGFAGSPELQILLFIFFLVVYLITLMGNLGMILLIRTDSRLHTPMYFFLSNLSFVDLCYSSVVTPKMLMDFVAESKMISLPGXAQMWFFAFFLGVECYLLASMAYDRYVAISNPLLYKVIMSRKVCIQLLAGPYCVGLLNAITHTALTFQLTFCQFKINHFFCDIPAVISLSCSDTQINKLVLFAMSCTLGTLSSSLVIISYIYILAAILKIRSAEGRHKTFSTCFSHLTTVSIFFGTLFFIYVVQPSSSFSADQDKMVSMFYTVVIPMLNPLIYSVKNKEVKDAVKRVIERKGFLLK; this is encoded by the exons ATGGCCAATGTAAACCACACCATGGCGCGTGAATTTATCCTTCTGGGCTTTGCTGGCTCTCCAGAGCTGCAAATCCTACTCTTCATATTCTTCCTAGTGGTCTACCTCATCACCCTCATGGGAAATCTTGGGATGATCCTCTTAATCAGGACTGACTCCCGGCTTCAcacccccatgtacttctttctCAGCAACTTGTCCTTTGTGGACCTCTGCTATTCTTCAGTTGTCACTCCTAAGATGTTGATGGATTTTGTGGCGGAAAGCAAAATGATTTCCTTGCCCGG AGCACAGATGTGGTTCTTTGCCTTCTTTTTGGGTGTCGAATGTTACCTCTTGGCTTCGATGGCCTATGATCGGTATGTGGCCATTTCTAACCCACTGCTGTATAAGGTCATCATGTCTAGGAAAGTTTGCATCCAACTGCTGGCTGGCCCCTATTGTGTGGGGCTGCTAAATGCCATTACACACACAGCCTTAACTTTCCAGTTAACCTTCTGTCAGTTCAAGATCAATCACTTCTTCTGTGACATCCCTGCAGTGATATCGCTCTCCTGCTCAGACACACAAATCAACAAGTTAGTGCTCTTTGCCATGTCCTGCACACTGGGCACTCTCAGCAGTTCTCTTGTCATCATCTCCTACATCTACATCCTTGCTGCCATCCTGAAGATCCGCTCTGCAGAGGGCCGGCATAAGACTTTCTCTACCTGCTTCTCTCACCTCACCACCGTTTCCATCTTTTTCGGGACCCTCTTCTTTATCTATGTGGTACAGCCCAGCAGCAGCTTCTCAGCAGATCAGGACAAGATGGTCTCCATGTTCTACACAGTTGTGATTCCAATGTTAAATCCACTGATCTACAGTGTAAAGAACAAAGAAGTGAAAGATGCTGTAAAGAGAGTAATTGAGAGAAAGGGGTTCCTATTAAAATAG